From Ictalurus punctatus breed USDA103 chromosome 2, Coco_2.0, whole genome shotgun sequence:
CGCTTTTTAACCTACCCGCTAATTGTGTGCTGCGCACCATCCATTTTAAACAGCTAGCGCTAGTTTACCTCAGACTCTCCGCTAACTGCTAACGGTACAATGTTTTAGCGTGGCGGTATTCACTAAGAGTAAAGCGTTTCCTTTTACAAGGTTCGTTTGGACATTTCGATAAGGTTTAAACTTCTGTATGGTCCGCGGTTAAATTTCTCGCTGAATCacactagctagttagctagctaagagAATAATTAGCTCGTGCACACACCGCATGGGATTAGTTCCTTTGTAGACTACCCGTGTTACGGCAAATCCCGCCCCTTTGCGACGATTGGCTAGTCGCTTGGACTCTCGATAGTGTAATTGGCTTGGCCGGAAGTTATCCACGCGGCGGGCTGATCTAGCAGCCTATCATAACGCGTTTTGAGGCGGGATTTGTCCGAGAACGGGTGCGAATGAAAAGTATAAAACgcatgtgattttatttttttgctagtTAGCTTTAATGATTCTAATCATAGTCTGTGTAGTTAAAATGTGCGCGTGAAAGTGAATACTATTCGGGCGCTTTAAAGCTGTAAAGGGGTTATCGGGTAGCTCCACGTTGTTAGCATGGTTGCTTTGCTAATAGCTAGTCTGAGGCTAGAGCTGCTCACATGGCACACAGCCgtaggatggagagagagaggttctTTGAAGTTGTTCACTTTAATGGATATTTATTGTTCCTTCATTAAGTGCTATATCATTAATCTGGGTTATTAGTGTTTTGTGTTAATGAGTTCCTGTCCTTGCCCTGGAGGTGTCACAGGGAGAGAGCTCAGAGAAGCCTGCTGCTGAGGACATGACGTCCAAGGACTACTACTTCGACTCCTACGCCCACTTCGGCATCCATGAGGTCAGATCATGAGGTCCATTCCGGATAGTTCATGTATAATCTCTCAGCATGTCCTTCTGTCTCACTCcttgctttctgtctgtctgtaggaGATGCTGAAGGATGAAGTCCGCACACTCACCTACAGAAACTCCATGTTCCACAACAAGCACCTGTTCAAGGACAAGGTGGTGCTGGATGTGGGCAGCGGCACTGGCATCCTGTGTATGTTTGCAGCCAAGGCGGGGGCCAAGAAAGTCATTGGTgtgagtgtctctctctctctctctctctctctctctctctctctcacacacacacacatgtgtgcacacacacgtttgtgctctctgtctcactctcacaacCCCATCAGATTTAGGACACCTTTCGTTAGAATTGCTTGAGTGAGTGTGGCCTAATATTCTGAGTGAGCTTGATTGACAGCACTGACATACTCTGCCTCACTCATTGAGGATCAGCATTGTTTGGTCATGTGACTGCAGAAGCTCTACCTTCCCCATGCCACACCTACTCCAGATAGCTCAGATTTGGAATTGTGTAACCGTCGTGAAATCTTTAATAGTGATGAGGAGACTGGAAGAACCTTGTTACAGAACCGGGACGGTGTTTGAGGTCcggagtgtaaactctgtgttgattttgtagATCGAGTGCAGCAGCATATCTGACTACGCGGTGAAGATCGTCAAGGCCAACAAGCTGGATCACAGTAAGCATACTCTCCTTACtgctacacacactgtacttcTCGCTGTGAATAAACTGCATGTATGTACGTATCTGCTGTATGAGTAAATCAGAGTATCCACCTTCTGTGCCGTCACTTCCTGTTCTTCCAGTTGTGACCATTATAAAGGgtaaggtggaggaggtggagctGCCAGTGGACCGTGTGGACATCATCATCTCTGAGTGGatgggttactgtctgttctACGAGTCCATGCTCAACACCGTCATCTACGCCCGAGACAAGTGGCTGGTGAGGATCAGAGATCTCGCGTCTCTCTCCCTGATTAACACATGCCAGAATATTAACCTTTTCTCCTAGTGTAAGAAAGTACAAGGTGGAAATCTCCTCCAAACTAGCGGAGATCTTTACTGTAATTCAGAGCTAGGTGTGCTACACAAATATGTACAATAAATGATGCCTCGTGCCAAACACTTTAGCTTCAAAAaattatatatctatctataactCAGTCAGTAACAGCATGCAGCACTAAACTGTAAATCTCATACATCTCAAGAATATTACTATAGTAATGTTTATAGTTTTGTTCCtaaacattaattatttttgacTTGAATGTTAATTAGATTATAAAACGCTTCTCGTTTCAGGAATATATGATCAGTTTTTCACTTTCGTGATGAAGAGATGttcagaaaaagagagattcaCATGACATGGAAATATATTATCCAAACAGTCTGTATGTTTGTTTAATGACTTGGTCCTTAAGGAGTATGCTCTTTTCATACTTTACTGAGGGTATGCAACAACAAAATGTACTCTTTCTTGGGTTCTTTTTCTAATCTGGATCCTTGACGGCATAAGATGGTCCTTCTTGGAAGCTTTTCTCATTAAAGGAACTCTGTGTAACAGAGGAACCTCAAAGGGTTCTAGATTTGACTAGGTGTCCTTaagagtgtaaaaaaaaacgaCTATTCACACATATCCGTTTGTTTTTGATGATTACTAAGGTGTCTGGGAGGCTGGTATGTAAATATTGGTTTATTATAATGTTCGTGCGCTCTTGTTTCAGAAACCTGATGGACTGATTTTCCCTGACAGAGCCACGCTGTACATCACCGCTATCGAGGACCGTCAGTACAAGGATTATAAAATccactgtgagtgtgtgtgggggtacaTTCTTCAGGAACGCTGCtggtgtgtgtctcagtgttttcTCCCGGTGGTGTCCTGTTAAAGATCTTTTCCTCCCCTGTTCTGTCAGGGTGGGAGAACGTGTATGGCTTTGACATGTCCTGCATCAAGGAGGTGGCCATCAAGGAGCCGCTGGTGGACGTTGTGGACCCCAAACAGCTCGTCTCCAGTTCCTGCCTCATCAAGGTGGAGGAATTATTCACCGTTTACTCACTCTGATTAAAAAGGTGCACACAAACATATtcttaacgtgtgtgtgtgtgtgtgtgcgtgtttcagGAGGTGGACATCTATACGGTGAAGATCGAGGATTTGTCCTTCACCTCGCCCTTCTGCCTGCAGGTGAAGAGGAACGACTACATCCATGCTCTGGTCACCTACTTCAACATCGAGTTCACACGCTGCCATAAGAGAACCGGCTTCTCCACCGGTGCGTCACTGTGGAACCTGTTTACGGTTCTTTGTGCTTTGTTGGCCTGACAAACAATTGTCCATTTTGCAAGTACAAAGGAAGGGTAGTGTAAACACGAGAAATAAactaagacaaaataaaactgaataaaatactAACATTAACAAACAATGTAAGTAATTGTACCAATTAAGGACAATAGACTTACTGTATACAGAATAATTGAAAAAAGGATAAAATTAGTAAAATTACAGGATAATTTTAAGTGTATGATAAGTGTATAGCCAATAAAACTCTCAACGCTTCAGTTTAAAACTCCGTGTGTAAAGCTGCGTAACCAGTACTAGTGTTTTGAGTGTAAAAGCTTAGAAGGTGAATTATGGCGAAACGGATAAggaaaacactaataaaatataaaaactgtactaaataaataactgtatatTCAGACATAAATAAGTTTGCTGGATGTGTTATGATGGCTCTTCGGTCACCTTTCATTAGTGTCCAAAATCATGAGGAAAAATCAAGAgtagtagtgttttttttttgtgtttttttttttttggtatgtgTACATGGTTACCCAAGGGTCCTTTGGAGTCTCCAACAGGTGATTTTGGTAAAACGCATGGACGTATCCTTAGATAAAGATTTGGTATGATCAAACTTGGACTAGATAAGGCTTCAGGCTGTAGgcgtgcgcacacacagagGTGGAAAAATCCCTtctgtttcagtgtgttcagaCTTCTATTACTCAATACCAGGAGCACTTACAGTGACTCTGAGTTCTGTGGGGAAAACcacctttcaaaagagaccaGAACTGGGTCATGCATGTTCTTTAAGAATTTAAAAGAATTTTATATTGGGTATGCCTTGGTTAGGGGATTTAGGCTAACTTTACAGGAACTTTGAGGTTAACCTgtaagctttattttttttctttaaaaaaaaaaatacattcttGGTTCTTCTCAGGTCCAGAGTCTCCGTACACCCACTGGAAGCAGACTGTCTTTTATCTGGATGATTATCTGACTGTGAAGACGGGAGAGGAGATCTTTGGCACCATCAGCATGAAACCCAATATCAAGAACAATGTAAGGCCTTGGCGTTACTGTCCCTgagtttttattccttttattccGCACCGATTTACCAACTATTAACTTTCTATTTCTATGAgagcatatttaaaaaaaaaaaaaaaaaaatttcatagCATTTAattttaacgttgtggaacacCAGTGAACTTGATTCCCGTTCTCACTTACGCCAAGCTataaactcaaaaaaaaaaaaaaaaaaaaaaaaaaaaaaagagctgttgctatagaaatgctAACCTAtcagaacaagcacattaatgattgatacagctgtgatgtgcagctgtgctgctgttatagagaattaatcaacaccttctgtttTGCAGAGAGATCTGGACTTCACCGTAGATATCGACTTCAAGGGTCAGCTCTGTGAGATGTCCAAGACCTCGGAGTACAGGATGCGCTAAAACtcctctgtgtgcgtgtgtgtgtgtgtgtgtgtgtgtgtggggaggggttgTCTGAGGGAGATCAGTgcatgttctgtgtgtgtgtgtgtgtgtgtgtccttgttcCTTTTAGAGCGTGCTCTTGAGATGATCACCGAAGGACTTTTATACGCTTACACATGGACACTTTTGAGTTTCTATACAATGACGACGCAGCGGCGTTTTTATTGTGCAATATTCACacaggatttatttttattatttttgtcctgtactgaattttttttcagcGAGGATGTAGATATatacgtgtacacacacacacatggaggaACATGCACTGGTTCCCTCTTGCCTGTACATAGTGTTCATGTTCAGCCACTTTTAACCTGTTGTGCAGTCATGGATCATGTTGTCATGGCAACGCACCTGTCCCGTTTTGATTTCTAGCATTTAGTCGGGTAAGATGAGCCTCCTGTGACGGTTTGGTTGCTCCTCTCAATCAGTGCGTCTCTGCATGTTTGGGGAAAACGCAAGTCGATCATTGGTGTATTTTTGAAATTCCTTTTACTAATCCACCCttttctgtgtttaaaaattATGATGAATTGAGGCTGCTGTTCGGAGCCTGAGCCGGGCTCTGTGATTGGCTGAACGTGAAAGCGTACCTGCAGTCCTGTGCTCACACTGCATTGTCAGTGTGGACCCTAGAGGGCGCTCTGATAACCAACGGTTCACTCTGGTTTTATTTTCCATTACAGTTCGCGTGGTCGGTTTTTAAAACTAATTTTGTTTCGTTGGGGGGGCAGATTTCAGACTGATCGTCTTTTAGTCGTTTCGCTGTTACAAACCGAACTCCGACCACCAGTGGCACTGAGCTGTGTTCTGACACGGATCCACTGCGAGAGAACGTCAGGCGCTGACCGGTTTAGAAAGCCGGTGTCCATCCCCTGAATCAGTGTTAGAGAAATGTAACGCACTAAACTAGGCTCAGCGTCTGCTACACGTCTCCTTTAGTTTTAATATCCGTCATTATCACAGGtgtaaaagaagaaaagttcTCAGTGTAGAGGATCAGTTCGTATTCATCACTGCGCTGGGCTACAGCTGGCTAAAACTCTCTCCATTAGAAgtacattattttctttttctttttttttttttttttaataaaacaataaaattgggAGAAAAATCTTGTCTCGTTGCTGTGTGGCTCAAAAGTTTTTATAGAAAACTCACATCAACCTCTTTACTGAGTGTTCCACGCTGTGGCATATACACCTGAACTGAAACTCTGGGGGAATGTTCGAGCTTCTGGAAGCGTACAGGTTCTACACTTAATTTATCCTTATTTTACTACATTTTACACTtcgacagtgtgtgtgtgagggggtgctttttattactattagtagCTTTATTTCTGTACAGAGGCTGTCGCTGCAGGAGTCTGGTATAAACACTGCTGTAGAAATGCGGAGTATTAAACTCCGGTTCAGTTAGAAGGTTAAACTGCACAGAGTCTAGAACTGAAGGTTCTCACTTCCACATGTGGAAATGAAAAACACGTGACGTTAAAGTGAAAGCCAAGGAGCATGTGATCAAGtgttaactctgtgtgtgtgagtgagtgagagaaatgtTCTGTATGTGAGTGTAAAGACAGCAAAATGAAAATACAGAAACCAATCAAAGCTACTTCTTTACATGCCTGAagagtt
This genomic window contains:
- the prmt1 gene encoding protein arginine N-methyltransferase 1 isoform X1, whose amino-acid sequence is MAETADTMEVSQGESSEKPAAEDMTSKDYYFDSYAHFGIHEEMLKDEVRTLTYRNSMFHNKHLFKDKVVLDVGSGTGILCMFAAKAGAKKVIGIECSSISDYAVKIVKANKLDHIVTIIKGKVEEVELPVDRVDIIISEWMGYCLFYESMLNTVIYARDKWLKPDGLIFPDRATLYITAIEDRQYKDYKIHWWENVYGFDMSCIKEVAIKEPLVDVVDPKQLVSSSCLIKEVDIYTVKIEDLSFTSPFCLQVKRNDYIHALVTYFNIEFTRCHKRTGFSTGPESPYTHWKQTVFYLDDYLTVKTGEEIFGTISMKPNIKNNRDLDFTVDIDFKGQLCEMSKTSEYRMR
- the prmt1 gene encoding protein arginine N-methyltransferase 1; translated protein: MAETADTMEVSCGYTKSGPVKLVSQGESSEKPAAEDMTSKDYYFDSYAHFGIHEEMLKDEVRTLTYRNSMFHNKHLFKDKVVLDVGSGTGILCMFAAKAGAKKVIGIECSSISDYAVKIVKANKLDHIVTIIKGKVEEVELPVDRVDIIISEWMGYCLFYESMLNTVIYARDKWLKPDGLIFPDRATLYITAIEDRQYKDYKIHWWENVYGFDMSCIKEVAIKEPLVDVVDPKQLVSSSCLIKEVDIYTVKIEDLSFTSPFCLQVKRNDYIHALVTYFNIEFTRCHKRTGFSTGPESPYTHWKQTVFYLDDYLTVKTGEEIFGTISMKPNIKNNRDLDFTVDIDFKGQLCEMSKTSEYRMR